One window of Trifolium pratense cultivar HEN17-A07 linkage group LG5, ARS_RC_1.1, whole genome shotgun sequence genomic DNA carries:
- the LOC123882842 gene encoding calmodulin-binding protein 60 F-like: MESSKNNKLEKRIYDVVNDDDDDDTQHQLAQSKKPKLPGLASVIVEALKVDSLQRLCSSLEPLLRKIVSEEVERALAKLDHAKLGDRSSIQRIEAPREKNLQLHFRTRMPPHLFTGGKVEGEQGAVIHVVLLDPNTGNVVQVGPESVAKLNVVVLEGDFNDEVDDDWTKEHFESHEVKERDGKRPLLNGDFHVSLKEGVGTLGDLSFTDNSSWIRSRKFRLGVTVAPGYCDGIRVREGKTEAFAVKDHRGELYKKHYPPALHDEVWRLDRIAKDGALHKKLIQSRIVTVEDFLRLLVREPQKLRSILGSGMSNRMWENTVEHAKTCVLGTKLFVYYTDVTNSTGIMFNNIYELRGLIADGQFYSLEALTPNQKMSVDSLVKKAYDNWDQVIEYDGKVLNSLTNSKRGSRSVATHTMHHNNFQEQQYKSAKGRASYVSSEPNRHLQITNNYSSSLDYQMVGTSINDSQIALQGTMNYNMIGDNNNNNPENGGSYYHGDWSRQRNEQGLEDIVAEELRLRSSQMLEGDDMQRLLKTINEGANFGHSNESCYTYRLQYEPQMYHSFVEDPVKCSGKAVVGWLKLKAALRWGIFIRKKAAERRAQLTELN; this comes from the exons ATGGAAAGttccaaaaacaataaattggAGAAAAGAATTTATGATGTagttaatgatgatgatgatgatgatacacAACACCAACTTGCTCAGTCCAAGAAGCCAAAATTACCTGGTTTAGCCAG TGTAATTGTGGAAGCTTTGAAGGTGGATAGTTTGCAAAGACTCTGCTCATCTTTGGAACCACTTCTCAGAAAAATT GTCAGTGAAGAAGTGGAGCGTGCTTTGGCGAAATTGGACCATGCCAAACTAGGTGATAG GTCTTCAATACAAAGAATAGAAGCACCAAGGGAAAAGAATCTGCAGCTTCATTTCAGGACAAGAATGCCACCACACTTGTTCACAGGAGGGAAAGTTGAGGGAGAGCAAGGGGCAGTCATCCATGTTGTTTTGTTAGATCCGAACACGGGCAATGTTGTTCAAGTTGGACCAGAATCAGTTGCTAAGTTGAATGTTGTTGTACTTGAAGGTGATTTTAATGACGAAGTTGATGATGATTGGACAAAAGAGCACTTTGAAAGCCATGAGGTAAAGGAACGCGATGGTAAAAGACCACTTTTAAATGGAGATTTTCATGTTAGCTTAAAGGAAGGAGTAGGAACATTAGGCGATCTTTCTTTCACTGACAATTCTAGCTGGATAAGAAGCAGAAAATTCAGGCTTGGTGTTACGGTGGCTCCCGGGTATTGTGATGGGATTCGAGTGCGTGAGGGAAAGACCGAAGCATTTGCTGTTAAAGATCATAGAGGAGAAT TATACAAGAAACACTATCCACCTGCTTTGCATGATGAAGTTTGGAGATTGGATCGGATAGCAAAGGATGGTGCACTTCACAAAAAATTGATTCAATCAAGAATAGTTACGGTAGAAGATTTCTTGCGTCTTCTTGTCCGCGAACCTCAGAAATTAAGAAGT ATACTGGGGAGTGGAATGTCAAACAGAATGTGGGAGAACACTGTGGAGCATGCAAAGACATGTGTCTTGGGTACTAAGCTATTTGTTTACTACACTGATGTAACTAATAGTACTGGAATTATGTTTAACAACATTTATGAGCTGAGAGGCCTCATTGCAGATGGCCAGTTCTACTCTTTAGAAGCACTTACTCCAAATCAAAAG ATGTCTGTAGATTCCTTGGTGAAAAAAGCATATGATAATTGGGACCAAGTCATAGAATATGATGGAAAAGTGTTAAATTCTTTGACTAATTCCAAAAGGGGATCAAGATCTGTAGCAACTCATACAATGCATCACAACAATTTCCAAGAGCAGCAGTACAAATCTGCGAAGGGAAGAGCGTCCTATGTCTCATCCGAACCAAATCGACATTTGCAAATAACAAATAACTACTCATCAAGTCTTGATTATCAGATGGTTGGGACATCAATAAATGATTCACAAATAGCATTACAAGGAACCATGAATTACAATATGATaggtgataataataataataatcctgAAAACGGAGGTAGTTATTATCACGGAGACTGGTCTAGGCAGAGAAATGAACAAGGGTTGGAAGACATTGTAGCCGAAGAGCTTCGACTTAGAAGCTCACAGATGCTAGAGGGTGATGATATGCAGAGGTTACTAAAGACAATTAATGAAGGTGCTAATTTTGGTCATTCTAATGAGAGTTGTTACACCTACAGACTTCAGTATGAGCCTCAAATGTATCATTCGTTTGTCGAGGATCCTGTCAAGTGCTCAGGGAAGGCCGTTGTTGGGTGGCTTAAGCTCAAAGCAGCATTAAGGTGGGGAatatttattagaaaaaaaGCTGCAGAAAGAAGAGCACAGCTTACTGAATTGAATTAA
- the LOC123882841 gene encoding uncharacterized protein LOC123882841, with protein MSRGRSDSGIWLRWCLVLFAMVSALGVCGPALYWRFKKGISLRTNSHSKLSCPPCICDCPPPLSLFQVAPGLANLSVSDCGGNNPELREEMEKQFVDLLTEELKLQESVSEAHTRHMNITLAEAKRVGSQYQREADKCVAATETCEQAREQAEAKLTKERKITLVWEKRARQMGWEGE; from the exons ATGTCACGAGGTAGATCTGATTCTGGTATATGGTTAAGATGGTGTTTGGTTTTATTTGCAATGGTATCAGCTTTAGGAGTTTGTGGTCCTGCTCTTTACTGGAGATTCAAGAAGGGCATCAGTCTTCGTACTAATTCTCACTCCAAACTATCCTGCCCTCCTTGCATCTGTGACTGCCCTCCTCCTTTGTCCCTCTTCCAAGTCGCTCCTG GGCTGGCCAATCTCTCTGTCTCAG ATTGTGGAGGTAACAATCCGGAACTAAGGGAGGAAATGGAAAAGCAGTTTGTGGACCTACTAACGGAGGAACTAAAGTTACAAGAGTCAGTTTCTGAAGCGCACACGCGGCACATGAACATAACTTTGGCCGAAGCAAAAAGAGTGGGATCTCAATACCAGAGAGAAGCAGACAAATGTGTAGCTGCAACTGAAACATGCGAGCAGGCAAGAGAACAAGCTGAAGCCAAGCTCACCAAAGAACGAAAGATTACTTTAGTTTGGGAGAAACGGGCACGTCAAATGGGTTGGGAAGGAGAATAA